Genomic DNA from Pelosinus sp. UFO1:
CAAAAGATGATTTTCCGGCACCACTTGGTCCTACAATGGCCACCATATCACCTGGACGTATTATAAAATTAATTCCCCTTAAGGTCCCTAGCTCTGGGAGATATTCAAAATTTACATCTCTAAATTCAACCTTTCCCATAACCTTATCTATTTCTTGTTTTCCGTCAAACACTACCTTCGTTTCTCTTTCCAAACTACTAACCCTTTGCCAAGCAACAATGCCTAACTTCATACTAGAAACAGCTTCGCTAATCTTTCTGATAGGCGTTGGAATATTAATAATATATATCAAAAAAGCAAACATGCCGCCTATGGTTAACTTATCATTAATTACTTCTCGACCACCATACCATATAATTCCCGTCAGGCCGATGGACGCTAGGAATTCTACTAAAGCAATTAAAATAGCCTTTAATCGCTGTACTTTAATAAAATCACCAGCCGCATGGCGCATGCGCAAGCAAAATTTTTGTGATTCATACTCTTCTCGCACATAGCTTTGTACCACTTTTACCGATAATAAGGCCTGATGCAATATGCTAGTCACTTCGCCCAAAGTTTCTTCCACCAATTTGCCTAATCCACTAATTTTTTCATTAAAAAAGCTAGTAGCAAGAATAATAAAGGGCAAAGTAGCAAAGGTCACTAATGCCAGTTGCCAATCAAAGTAAATCATAATCATTAGGATAGCAATTAAATTAAGTGACTCGACTAACAAATCAGGTACCGCCACTGAAACAGCTTGCTGAATCAACCCTAAGTCATTTGTAAATAAAGAAATAATTTCACCTGTTGAGGTATTAATAAAATATGCATAATCTAGTTGTTGTAACCGTTCAAACATCCTCTGTCGCAGTTTTGCCAACATCAGATTACCCGCTTTTGCTATCTTTTGTCCATAAATATATGAAAATATACCCCGTAATAAATATAAACCGATGACACCTGCTATAATCAGATGTAAAAAATCCTCATCCCCAGCAATTAATGCATCATCAATTAAAAACTTTATAACTAAGGGAGCCAACAAACCCGCAATACTGGCAATGATAAAACATATCAATGCCAATAATACCATCTCCCAATGCGGTACTATAAATTTTTGCCAATATAATTTAAACATACAAGCCTCCGTACTTAGTAGAGGCAACTCATTAGTGCCCAAATTACAAAATACTCATTTGCTATTAAAATAAGAAAATACCTTTAGTATAGTATAACTTATTTAACGATAAATATATATAACATAAACATATAAAAACTAGGCCTCCCACCAAAGCATTGCACTGGCAGAGCCTAGTTTGGTTATATTGTGTTCCTGTAATACTAAAAATAAAAGCAAGGAGGCGTACTAGCCTCCCCTTACACTGCATTATAGCACCCGACGCGCTCCAAGGTAACGTGCTCCCCAATAACCACTATCCAATCGATCAATTACTACTCCACGACTTGAAGTAGCGCTAATAAACTGCCCATTGCCCACATAAATACCAGAGTGGGAAGCACCAGCTTCATAGGTAGTAAAAAACACAGTGTCTCCTGGTTGTAGGCGACTGTAGGATACAGGTTGCCCAACTTCATACTGTTCATCAGCAGCTCTTGGCAAATAAACACCAGCTTGCGCAAATACATAGCGAGTAAAACCCGAACAATCAAAACCATTCGGTGTAGTCCCACCAAAAACATAAGGTACACCTTGATAACGCAATGCTGTCTGTATTACCCGCCTAGTTGCAGCACTGGAACTATCACGACTAACTGACATCTCTCTGCCCATGATCGCACGGTATGTTTGCATACCAATCACTCCATCAGCGTCTAGACCTCTGTCTCTTTGAAAGTTTTTTACTGCCTTAACTGTTACTTCACCAAAATCCCCATCAGAGCTACCAGCATTATACCCAAGTGCATTTAATTGTGCTTGAATACTAGCTATGTCATCACCCTGATCGCCTTGATGGTAAGCAGCTGCCGCGCAGGTTATGGTTCCTGCACTAACTAAAA
This window encodes:
- a CDS encoding ABC transporter ATP-binding protein, giving the protein MFKLYWQKFIVPHWEMVLLALICFIIASIAGLLAPLVIKFLIDDALIAGDEDFLHLIIAGVIGLYLLRGIFSYIYGQKIAKAGNLMLAKLRQRMFERLQQLDYAYFINTSTGEIISLFTNDLGLIQQAVSVAVPDLLVESLNLIAILMIMIYFDWQLALVTFATLPFIILATSFFNEKISGLGKLVEETLGEVTSILHQALLSVKVVQSYVREEYESQKFCLRMRHAAGDFIKVQRLKAILIALVEFLASIGLTGIIWYGGREVINDKLTIGGMFAFLIYIINIPTPIRKISEAVSSMKLGIVAWQRVSSLERETKVVFDGKQEIDKVMGKVEFRDVNFEYLPELGTLRGINFIIRPGDMVAIVGPSGAGKSSFANLLLRFYDPISGVILLDDLNIKEIKMSCLRKQIGFIQQQPILFNISILENIRYGRPNATFDEVKQAAKLANAHDFIMNLPGGYDYIVGELGNNVSGGQRQRIAIARAIIVEPPILLLDEPTAALDTEAEKLVMESIRKVSKNRTTFLITHRLSSLLDSDKVICLMNGRITEAGTHAELVERGGVYAKAVFNEEMQA
- a CDS encoding NlpC/P60 family protein produces the protein MTKIFRVVVLLLFLVSAGTITCAAAAYHQGDQGDDIASIQAQLNALGYNAGSSDGDFGEVTVKAVKNFQRDRGLDADGVIGMQTYRAIMGREMSVSRDSSSAATRRVIQTALRYQGVPYVFGGTTPNGFDCSGFTRYVFAQAGVYLPRAADEQYEVGQPVSYSRLQPGDTVFFTTYEAGASHSGIYVGNGQFISATSSRGVVIDRLDSGYWGARYLGARRVL